CTGGATCTACAGTCCTCAAATCGACTCCGTCTGTGGCGCTGGACAAAAGCAGCTCTGAGGCTGTCTTCATAATGGGGTTATCCAGGTCCTCCTGGTCCAAAATGAATGACTCCACCTGGGAGAGACAGGAAAAGGTTGGTGATTAATTCAAATTTGCTCGACTGCTTTGATTTCCAAGTTAGCCTTTAATGTCACCCTAAATCTGATTCGCAAGCCATCGCTTAAAAGGCAACCATCACTATATCTGGATTGGGGACTGAAAAGTAGAACAAATCGGCAagggaaataatttaaatcaaagtatCACATTACTGTAACTACTGTTTACATTGCATCGTATAAAAGAGGTCCCACACCCTCCACATAAGTCCACTATCTATAAAAAGACCAGGCATGTGGCTcttgtttatttacagtttcTCCGAACAGTGGGAAAGCAAAAGAAGGCGCACAGGGACAACGGCGTCAAAGTGCGGCGAGTGTTATTATGGTGAGGAATTATAACCTCCGCACACAGTCAGATTCAGCTGAGAGTCAGCTGCCCAAATTCACCACTAGAGTCTCATACCTGAGCTTCGGCACACTTTGTTGTCAAGTTTTGCATTGCAGATGATCTATTCATGCAGAGAAGTCTAAGGAGTACGTGCATTAAGgaaacttttaagaaaaaatatgtatttacagATAGGCTTAGGGAGGAAAAAATATCTCTGCATAatagtaaattttttttttttctcttcaaagttcccccccgcccccccgtCTTGTCCACTTCTTTActcttcataaatattttaacatttgtgaCCTATGCAGAAAAAAGTACTGGTAATGGAGAACATATCAGGACAACTTGTATAAACTTACCATCAGCTTAAcagctaaatattaaaaattgtaACAAACCTCAGAATAAAAAGGATTCCTATCAAGCTAAATTATAAGATGATTAGCCcaagcaggggaaaaaaatcataagaaCTTAAAATAACTGCTATCTTATGCaagtattaatttaaaaaaataaacattaacattttactttttgtctacTCAGTAATTACATCAATGATAGACTGAAACATTCttgtttaataaaacatcttaaacaaaatatttttttccttggatgGATCACAAATAATCAATATCACagaggagttaaaaaaaacaatgttgtttccaaaaagtttaataaaactaAAGCAGGCTTTCAGTCTCTAGAGCTAATATGGGAAGAGAGTCAACATTCAGTATTTAGGAGGAATTTAGTTATATTATAAAGCGCAACAGAGAATGGGAAATGTAGTTTTGAAAGGCCTTCATGATAAACAATGGATATCAGTCTTCCCTATTAAATGAACTACAGCTCCCAGTGTGTCGGTATCCAGAGAGTTGGAAAGGCCTAGAATGGCATCTGCTTAATCCCGGGGCTAGGATTTTAGCTACTGCCCAGAGTAGCAAGCTCTCCACTGGACTACAATACAACAACAAATGTCCTATTTCTGCTCTAAACATAGCAAAGATGCTATACATTAGCAACCTGATTCAACTGTCTGAATCAGGTGCAAGTGGCAAAATTGTCATCGTCTTCTCCCACTATTAGAAAGCAGATGTTCAGACAAAAACAGCTAGCTCATATTGACAGTGCTGTCAGCTGATATCCTTACTTGATTGCCATGACTTTAGGTTTTCAGACAGATAATCCTCGGGTCAAATGTTAGAAAAGTACAACGGAGGCACCTCGACGGGAACAATGTCCAAGGGTCAGTCGTGTCAAATCTCTCCACATCCCATAACAACCTGCCACTAGGCTTTCTGACAGTAAACTTGAAGGTACGGTGCaagtgacaaaataaataactttgcCAGTTTGTGCAAATGAAGTGTTTACCGTCAACCAATCTAAACATCAGCAAGTCTGCTTTTGTCAAAAACACGGTCAACCCCATTTAATgctcacaaaaaaacatgcagagcagttCTAAAATATTGCATTTCATTTGTAGAAATGCTACAACTTTACAAATTCTACCAAAAGTTGGGGTGCTACCTATTTGCTTACAATTACAGATCAAACATGTACATGTGGTGTGATAATAAACACAACCACAGATGCAATCACACCTGTCTGTTTGCATGAGACGTGGAAAGTCACATCACAACATGTATCCAAGCTGTTCTCGTGTGGAGACAAATCAAGCTGACACTTGTGGTGGTCCGACGAGTAGATGagatttaccaaaaaaaaaaaaaaaaagcttatttatCAGAACCAAATGTGGACCACCAGAGTTGTTGGGCATAAACGTGATTACCTAAACGTGTTGGAAAAGTTCGCAGAGGTAAGATCCCGGTTAATTTACATGATTTGGAAAAGTGACGTAATTGCACCACAACTACGAAATGGCTGGCATTTAGCTGGCCCTGCACGTCCGAGGCTTTCTGGACAACCAGCATATGCTGTGGCTGGAAAGCTGCTGAGAGACAGCAAACTTGTGATGGGTGTTGCGAGACGACAGCACCGAACGAGGCCGTAGTCGCTTCCACCCGAACTAGGCCGTGGCCACAGCCTGCgctgcataaataaaacatttcagcctGTTGGCATGAATAACTGCCCCCGTCTTACCAAACACCGTCGACATCGAGCTGTTCATAAACTTCTGGACTGAGGGGAGATACTATTTCTCCACTGTGTTTGTTAACTATACGCAATTTAAGCGGCCTGGGAGGGGGTGGTTGCCAACGGTTAAGCTTAAGCTAACTAGCTTAGCGTTGCTACCTCGGAAACCTCGTCTTCGTCGCTGCCGGATCCCGGACCCGAGGAGAGGACGGCCGCGGCCGCTAGTTTGAAATCCAGTCTTTCTGCGGCAGGTCCACCGGGCTCGCCGTACAAACGCACTTTCTTCCCACCAACACCAATCCCAATGCCTCCAAGTCCGACTCCTCCTGGTGTCGCTCCTACCCCCATCCCTGCCACTGGGGAGCGAGGAGTCACCGAGTCAATCTCGTCCTCGAAGCCGTCCGTCAGCATTGCCGTCCCGGCTACTGCATCCTGCATACTTCTGTTCACAATACGCGCGTTAACGGGCTATTAGTTAACTTAAACGTCCGTCGAGGCGCTTTCTTGGAAgatatttgcttgattttactTCAGGGAATCCAGAAACTCTCCCGAAGCGAGGGTTGAGGAGGTTCTCTTTCCCCCAGCCATTAACTTTCTAACAACCTAACCCGATACGCACTGTTTCTCAGAAACACCGCCTCCGTGGAGAATCCTTTTCACCTTATTGGCTGAGCAAGATGGACCTCTGTTTCATATTGGGCCACATTTCTGCTTGTCAAACATGAGACCGCAACGTCATGTTAGGTTTACCAATATCACGAGGCTGTGTAGAACGAACATGACATGGTAGGCCAACTTAACTAGTTACTAGTTTTATTAGTTTACCTAAACTCACTGGGGAATTTTAAATTCATGGAAGAACAATTTGTAATTATACTAGTAGCTTCTGCCTTTCTTTATTGACTTGCTAGTGTGAATTTACATGACAAACAAGTAATGCTGTGTTACTTAAGTGTATTGTTATTAATATGCCTATatcacattttttctgtttctttatatttttcagaaCTCCTGACAGTTTTGCAAACATGTTGCTGCAGGTATGTGCAATATTTGCACAGACACAAAAAGGcactttttatttgcaaagtACATAATTAAAGTTGACAATTGCTTTTGGAGTTTGTCTACAAGGTAATTCGTCAAATATGTttacttgtttgtttatttgagttctgtaaaatatatgtaccgataagttgttttttttacttgactggaatattttgagaataaattaaaaaaatgtatggacttgaaataaaatgttctaaagTCTCCTTCTTTCAATAAAGTTGATAATATACCTttgacttttacaaaaatatctgaaatatatgatcaataatcaaaaactttctgttgcaatatactgtagataaacttctaaaaatgtaagcaaagcAGAACGTGTCtagaaatattaaacatttattagctgaaaaaaattaaatagtatTAAAGTGTGTTTAAGAAATGACTATAGGGCTAAAAAAATGTCACTATgctagaaaaagaaacaagtaCCTCAGATATATAACATGTAAACCGTTTCCTCCTATTTACAGAAATACACAACCGTCTTAGAGTCTTTTGATTGACTACTAAACAgcttaaataagaaaagaaaacataaaacggCTTTGAGTGATTTCAAGAGTTTTATTCGGTAGGTTTTAGGTTTACAACTTCAATATAATGTAATTGTACCTGGATTACTGTAACACCTTTTTATCACAAAATTGTAAATATCTTCTATAACTTTTTGgtgtaaaactgtaaaaaaaaaaatgtgtgtgataattactgttttgttttgaattcaTTTACAAAGGCAGGTGTTGTAAAATGTGAGGTGTTAAACAACCTCtacattaaaattatattttaaaaaaaaccaataacTGATTACTGTAAACCATGTATTTCGGATTTGTAGGCCAGAAGATGCTGAAGGCCAGGCCAGACTGGGCCTCGGGCAGCAACGTCATCCTGCCGGGGATTGCCAGGTGCAAAAAGAAACCCACATTTTGTGcgattttattatgtttctgaAGATTTGACAAATGTTAAAGACTTGTGTCGTTATTTGCTTCAAGTCTCATTTACAAAAGTATATTTggtagaaatgtaaataaaacttgaCAGTTGAGTTGCAGTTAAGACCCGTACTCCTTCTGTAATATCTTGACACGGCGCCCTGAAAGGGGGATAGATGGAGCATTCTGGCAACACAGCGCGAGGTTTCAGCCGCATCACGCAGCGGGTCCTACCATAGAGCTCCGGCGTGTTGCATCTTCGGCTGAACaggtaaatgtttaaatgtgtttgtgttttgcttaTTGGTTCCATTCCCAAACAGCGTTTATTCTACTAATTACGGTAACAGAATATACTctgtaaagtaaagtaaagttaGCAATTACACCGTAGCCTCAGTTAAAATGTTAGCCGTTGAAGCTAAGAACATGGCGCTGGTTGAAAGGGCCGCTATTGTTCTTGTATCCGGGTGCGGCGCGAGCGTGCTGTAGgccacacattttttatttaaaaacaaatgaaggtgTACACAATTGCATGTACACATTTGGAGTTAATAAAGTATCAGGCATTAATCGTAAAGCCTCAATTGTACACTAAATGTGGATTGAATGTTTTCAGTTAGCTACGGATTTTTTGTTGCCAGAGAACTATTGCTAGTTCGAGCTGTTGAATGATTGTTTGAGATactgttcaaatattttaatgattctTGTGTGTGGATTTTCTTTGGTTGTTTCTCGTGAGGATATTTTGCACTACATAGACTGGTCATTTATTATTTGATACATAATGAcgagtgtttaaaaaaaaaataggcgCGAGAGGGCGCTGTTATAGATCAGTATAGTTCTCCATTCTGTAAAACGTaatatttttcagtcatattgtgTTTTGAAGCAACATTTAAACATATTCGGCTATCTAAAGTAGATGGCAGTTAAATTGGCCAAGGGTATGAACACAACCAATGAAGGTTGCTTTGCATATGTGTCTTTCTATTAACAGAAACACACATCTGCTGCAGAGTGGTCTATAAGAATGTTTTtaacatgatgttttttttttctaacagacATGTAGATTAAACATGTtaacttgtgtttgtttttcctatTAGGAATTGGGACGAGTCATGGCTGATGAGGGATATGTTGTGCGAATCAGGGGTCTACCTTGGTCTTGTTCAGTAGATGAAGTTCAGAGATTTTTCTCAGGTATGTATGTCGGAGGGAGGAACTTTACGTTTAACTTGTAAATATAACCTGTACATCATCCTATCTCTACCAAAAAACTGCTCTTCTATTGTACAGCTGCATGCTCTACATTTAAACACTTTTGTCAAAttacaaacacacaacacagtCATGTGAAACAATATTGTAAAACAAATTGCAGCCACAGAATACAATAGTATCACTTCTAGACATAAATGTATCATATATGAGAATAGATGATCAGTTGAGTCAAATTCAATACACGTCTTGTACTTAAAACTAGAATTCAGCACAGATATAAATATCTTGAAAGTGTCCTTGGAGCCTTTTACCACACAATGGGAAAAACACAGTAACTTTATTGACTTAAGTGTTGTTATGACTTACCATGCATATAGTTGTGAATGAATTTGGTACAGAGTTACTTAAACCAGAGTCTGTCCAACCTGACCCTAGGTTTATAGCGTGTAGAATTACCACATTTAGTTGTTACTGTAAGACATTTTACAGCGTGGACATAAATTCCCCATAAAACATCTTTCTAGGCTGCAAAATTCTGAACAATGGAAGTGGAATACACTTCACCTACACAAGAGAGGGCCGCCCTAGCGGAGAAGCATTTGTGGAACTGGAGACGGAAGAAGACCTGAAGATAGCCGTGAAGAAGGATAGAGAAACTATGGGTCACAGATACGTTGAGGGTGCGTACGACAGAGTCCTTCTTTTGACAgatgttgtatttttctgtgacactgccttaacaaattgtttttttcatgtaaaacagtgtttaaatCCAACAATGTTGAGATGGATTGGGTCATGAAGCACACTGGCCCAAATTGCCCAGAGACAGCAGGAGATGGGCTTGTGCGCCTCCGGGGCCTTCCCTTTGGCTGCAGCAAGGAGGaaattgtgcagtttttttcaggtaaaaatttctgtttgtttgttgtaaCTCCCTTTTGGGTTAGGAATAAAAGATTATTGCCCCGTCTTCCTTTCTTTGTTCCTTTCTTTTACAGCACCAATTCTTGCTGCTTCTGTTCAAGAAGTGCTCTTTAGCTTTTAGAGTGTGTTGCGAGAACATAGAATCATAAAATGAATTAGTTTATGGTAATGAGCAAAGAAATGACACAAGGAAAAAGAAGGCAGTTGAAAGTTTGaacttaggtttttttttatttaagtatttgattatttattagGGATCTGGAGTGTGTATGTGAATACCCTTTTCATCTTCAAACCATTGTCCATATAGAGCAATCACAcatcaattatttttcttaagtCGGGTCTGATTCTACTATATTCCACTGGAGATGCACCTATTGAGGATTTGTGTCTGGTTTatattcccttttcttttttttaaaaaaactgattgttgttttttttttgtttgtttttttgaggcTCCAAAAATACAAGAGCCAAAATATTTCTTCTGTGACCATCGTTGTTGCATCGCACTGAGTGAGAAAAAGTTCACTGTAATACAGggttttactcatttaaaagaaagatgaacatttagagtttatattttaaattgcatttaacATCCTCTTAGTTTTTTATGTGGTGTGTATCATTCTAATGCAGGCCTTTACCTTAACTCTGAGATTTCTAAAAGGCTGTCAGAATTTTTTAATTGTGCACGTTACATAAGAGATAAAGGTTGAAAGCTCAAagttttttgcaataaatgaagATGTTATCAGCTCTAATCTTTTTCAATAGCCTTACCTCCTTCacctttttgaaaaaacatcaaGAGTGCGGGTAAAAATGGGCAGTTCCTTTTTTGTACCCAGCAAAGTCCAGTACAGCGAATAATACCCAGCACTCTACAATGTCTAGCTTTCTGTTGTTGTAGCCTGAGTGAACAGTCGATGTAGCTCTGTAGAAAGTAGTTCCTTTTTAAAATGGcttctctgcttcctctgcctTCATTTTAAACACCCCACATCCACTGAAAATAGCTTATTTAGGGGTTTTTTCCACTTAGAAGCTACAGTGTTGAAGAGCTTTTCTTAGAGTTAGTTTGAGTTTCCAAACAGCAGGTTTACTGAAAATTGCCCGACAAATTctcggtgcatctctactttTCACTGATAAAACCTCTCtcatattttagtttcattttgttcacatttctccCTGCTTTCGTCTCCTAAATCCGTTTTCTTAACTTGCAGTATAAGACTGTTGTATAGTGTCTCACAGGTAAACCGTAATTTTACTCATGTCACCCACCAAACTCCTCTTTTCACCCACATTCCAATACTACCCTGGTTTTCCCCACACAAATCCCCCCTCTCTTTTTCATATGCTTACTCTATCCTGTCATTTCTACTTTACCCCAAGAGTATAATAAATGTGACTCCTTTAAATGGCCAGTTGAAACTGAACTGGTGTATGTGTGATGTAAAATTTTCTATCTCTCTTTAGAGAAAGTTCTCTCTGTTATTGGGCATGTGATTTAATATGTCCCCTGCTGGGGTTATCTGTCCTTGGGTTGAAGGGTTGGAAATCGTGCCAAATGGGATAACATTGCCGGTGGACATCCAGGGGAGGAGTACGGGGGAGGCCTTCGTGCAGTTTGCTTCACAGGATATAGCTGAAAAGGCTCTAAAGAAACACAAGGAAAGAATAGGGCACAGGTGGGGATGGTTGGTTGGCTGGCTGGATAAGTTGCTTTTCTTATGGTGTGCACATTCAACATCTGAACCAAATGCTAAACTGACACTACATCTAGAATATGAATAATAACTagaacacacccacacacacaaaaactgcTATACTGGATCAAACTCTGCATACATTCAAGATTTTCAGTGGGAGAATAAGTGCTAGGGGTTCATTAAAAAATAGTTGAGACCTTGAttggaaaatgtaacaaattttaaGATAAAGACTGTTTGAGTCCAGGTTTTCAATGGTCAGGAGTCTCCCCGGTGGTAAAATCAGAGGGAGAATACACACTTGGCTCTAGAGCCCACTGCTAGAGGCAATGTTTAGAGGTCAGCTCAGTAGGGCTGGAGTTCTCTCTGACTCTCCTAAACCAGGATGCTGGCTGTCATGGTAAAGACCAAGAGTATACTGCAGTATGCATCAGATTTCTAAATTACCTCAGATAACCATAAGAAAAGTTTAGTTACCAAGGCCCTTgttaatttggaaaatatttctttcttaaaCTCAATTaccattttattgttttgtttttttaatgaacaaatgTTAGGTACTCATAGACTTTACTACCAATGGAATACATTATAACAGCATCTGCATAGCCCAGTATTAAGCAAATGCAGTTTCATTCACTTCCCCCGTGCCTGAAGGATTTTCTCTCTATACTCTTAGGTACATTGAGATATTCAAGAGCAGCCGCGCTGAGGTGCGGACCCACTACGAACCCCAGAGGAAGCCGATGGGGATGCAGAGACCGGGTCCCTACGACCGGCCCTCGGGCGGACGCGGTTACAACATGATGGGCCGAGGAGGCTCCTATGACAGAATGCGTCGAGGTGGCTACGGAGGAGGTGGGTGCAATTG
This Xiphophorus hellerii strain 12219 chromosome 23, Xiphophorus_hellerii-4.1, whole genome shotgun sequence DNA region includes the following protein-coding sequences:
- the LOC116714413 gene encoding heterogeneous nuclear ribonucleoprotein H isoform X2: MADEGYVVRIRGLPWSCSVDEVQRFFSGCKILNNGSGIHFTYTREGRPSGEAFVELETEEDLKIAVKKDRETMGHRYVEVFKSNNVEMDWVMKHTGPNCPETAGDGLVRLRGLPFGCSKEEIVQFFSGLEIVPNGITLPVDIQGRSTGEAFVQFASQDIAEKALKKHKERIGHRYIEIFKSSRAEVRTHYEPQRKPMGMQRPGPYDRPSGGRGYNMMGRGGSYDRMRRGGYGGGVSDGRYGDGSSSFQSTTGHCVHMRGLPYRATETDIYNFFSPLNPVRVHIEIGPDGRVTGEADVEFATHEDAVAAMSKDKANMQHRYVELFLNSTAGGSNGAYGSQMMGGMSNQSSYSGGQLSSGYSGGYSSQGNMGGYSEYSNQGGMGSSYYGGGGGGSRGSMNGLGGGWGM
- the LOC116714413 gene encoding heterogeneous nuclear ribonucleoprotein H isoform X1 is translated as MADEGYVVRIRGLPWSCSVDEVQRFFSGCKILNNGSGIHFTYTREGRPSGEAFVELETEEDLKIAVKKDRETMGHRYVEVFKSNNVEMDWVMKHTGPNCPETAGDGLVRLRGLPFGCSKEEIVQFFSGLEIVPNGITLPVDIQGRSTGEAFVQFASQDIAEKALKKHKERIGHRYIEIFKSSRAEVRTHYEPQRKPMGMQRPGPYDRPSGGRGYNMMGRGGSYDRMRRGGYGGGVSDGRYGDGSSSFQSTTGHCVHMRGLPYRATETDIYNFFSPLNPVRVHIEIGPDGRVTGEADVEFATHEDAVAAMSKDKANMQHRYVELFLNSTAGGSNGAYGSQMMGGMSNQSSYSGGQLSSGYSGGYSSQGNMGGYSEYIR